The stretch of DNA TCCCGTGCCCAATGGCCCGCTTCCTCCAAGGATGCCACGCACCGAGCGACCGCCTGGAGGTCACGAGGCCGGATCACCAGTCCCCACCACGCCGAAGCCGCAAGCCCCCAGACGAGCATGGCGGACCCGGCCAACACAGGCAGAGAGCGGAACAGGCGCGGAGCGCGCCCCCTTTGGCCCGCCCACTCCGCAAGAGCCATCAGGGTCAGATAGCCACAGTAAAACAACAGCGGCACGATCGGCATCGCGTACCGCATGTCATGATGCGGCTCACCGGACGGATCAGGCCCCAGGATCAGTGCAAACATCGCAAAGTACGCGCACAGATAGGCCTCGGCGCACCCCCTGAGTGCCCGCATCCCTTTCACAATGCCAGGCACAATCACGAGAGCAAGGAATGCTGCCGCAAAGCCTGTCGGCACATGCCACCCACTTATCCCGAAAGGAGCCGCAGCCCACTCACGCAGGCGAAGCCCCACAGCGGCCATGACATAATGCACACTTCGTGCCTGCGTCAGGTGGTACCCAGCATACGATGCTTGGCCAGGCAGCGCCCACCCCCTTAGGACCCAGAAAACAACCGCTCCAGACCAGACAACGCACAACAGTCCTCCTGCGATCCAGCGGAAGCGGCCTCGGGGCATCCGCCCCCGAGCGAAAAGCACACCGTAGAGCGCCGCTGGAATGAGCACGACGCCCCGGAGGCTGGTGTAGATGGCGGCCAACCCCAGCACTGTGGCGGCCATCCATCCTGCTACCGACAATCTAGCCGACCTCAGCTCTCGCTCTACATACCACAATGCGGCAAGCGACAGGAACGCGTAGGGCATGTCCGACAATGGTCGCGAGGAGTTCTGCACGAACAATCGGTTCGTGGCTGTGAGCAGGACAATCGCCAGCGCCGGCCAGAACCCGGCCCTTGCCTTCACGAGGCCGTACACCGCGAGCAGTGCGCCGACACCGCACACGGCGCTCACAGCCTGCATGGCCCAGAAGTTCTGCCCCAGAGCGAGGCGGACAGCCGCCAGCATCAGAGGATACCCGGGGGGCACCATGGCGTGCGGGGCGAAGTTGAACGTATAGCCTTTCCCCTCCACGAGCGAGCGGGCGAGGCCCATGTACAGTGCGCTGTCCGGTGTAAGCTGCCAGATCCTCGGTACAAGGGCAAGGTACAAGGCAGCGATGGCCAGAAAAACTCCGATGAGGTTCCGCCTTCCGGGCGATGTGAGTGCCATGCATGCGTTCCGTGGCCAGAGGCCGGTGAGTCGTCGCGAAACTTCGCCCCCGGGAGACAAGGGAACCGCAGGGTGGTCTCCTGCCCCTTGCCCTGTCAGGCCCACATCCTATCGTACCATGCGGCGGGTGACCCCGTGCTGCCAGTGGCGAACTCGGCAGCTTCAATGCCCATCAGCATGGAGTCGTGAATATCGCAGTTGAGGAAGAGCCCCTCTCTCCCGAAGGTGAGCAGGTTCGGTACCCCCCGTAGCGCGCTAAGGACGGCATCCAGGTTCCGTTCGAACTCCAGGTCGTAGATGGGATACGCTTCCGCGAGGCGCAGAACACAGATACCCTCCATCGGCTTCTCGGGAAAGAGCCCCGTGGCTCGGGCTTCCTCGGCGGCGAGTTCATAGAGGGCTTGATCAGGTGTCTGCCAGAGCTGATCGCCCTCGTTGCACGAGAGCTCGAAC from Planctomycetota bacterium encodes:
- a CDS encoding glycosyltransferase family 39 protein; this encodes MALTSPGRRNLIGVFLAIAALYLALVPRIWQLTPDSALYMGLARSLVEGKGYTFNFAPHAMVPPGYPLMLAAVRLALGQNFWAMQAVSAVCGVGALLAVYGLVKARAGFWPALAIVLLTATNRLFVQNSSRPLSDMPYAFLSLAALWYVERELRSARLSVAGWMAATVLGLAAIYTSLRGVVLIPAALYGVLFARGRMPRGRFRWIAGGLLCVVWSGAVVFWVLRGWALPGQASYAGYHLTQARSVHYVMAAVGLRLREWAAAPFGISGWHVPTGFAAAFLALVIVPGIVKGMRALRGCAEAYLCAYFAMFALILGPDPSGEPHHDMRYAMPIVPLLFYCGYLTLMALAEWAGQRGRAPRLFRSLPVLAGSAMLVWGLAASAWWGLVIRPRDLQAVARCVASLEEAGHWARDHMAPAARVCTHFGNIVHFSTRRKTTELRLRTEDTSAPLRRVVESKCEFLVVTNTPCALGPDWRLRKVAVDSPECFELVHRNELLSVYRISVQPVAGKPE